The following are from one region of the Corylus avellana chromosome ca1, CavTom2PMs-1.0 genome:
- the LOC132189068 gene encoding auxin-responsive protein SAUR36-like: MRKIRGFKLGKRLVRATRWILCNTRTRTGYRRVNAPSSRPKTISKLLTWGRRLTNGARTLCCRNPGSGYVPVGCDPVDREKKVPVPKGHLAVYVGQQDGDFHRVLVPVIYFNHPLFGELLKEAEEEYGHQHQGGITIPCRISDFERVKTRIAAAGSGAGGARMLTRKRHEYY; this comes from the coding sequence ATGAGAAAGATCAGAGGCTTCAAGCTCGGAAAACGGCTGGTCCGGGCCACCAGATGGATCCTCTGCAATACGCGGACCCGAACCGGATACCGCCGGGTAAACGCGCCGTCGAGCAGGCCCAAGACCATCTCGAAACTCCTCACCTGGGGCCGGCGGTTGACAAACGGAGCGAGAACTCTGTGCTGTAGAAATCCCGGGTCGGGTTATGTACCCGTGGGTTGCGACCCGGTGGATAGGGAGAAGAAGGTGCCTGTACCGAAGGGACACCTGGCCGTGTACGTGGGACAACAAGACGGTGACTTTCACAGAGTTTTGGTGCCCGTGATTTACTTTAACCATCCCCTGTTCGGTGAGCTTCTGAAGGAGGCTGAGGAGGAGTATGGGCATCAGCACCAGGGTGGGATCACGATCCCTTGCCGGATCTCGGATTTCGAGAGGGTCAAGACCCGGATCGCAGCAGCCGGGTCAGGCGCTGGTGGTGCCCGGATGCTGACGCGGAAGCGACACGAATACTattga